CGTTCAAGGTGCTCGTGGAAGGGCTGGAGAGAGCACAGATAGAAGTATTCATCTCGACTGATCCGTTCTTCCTCACGAAGATAAAGATACTGAAGGTGAAATACAGAAAAACAAAGAAACTCGAAGCACTCATGAGGAGTGTCAAAGACAAGGCAATCAGGTATTTCAACCTGACCCACAGGTTTCCTCAGGAGACACTCGTTACCCTGAAAGAAATGCAGGATCCGGACAAACTGGCAGACTTCGTTGCTTCGATTCTTCCCGTTCCTCTGGAGACGAAGCAGGAACTCCTCGAAACAGTCCATCCACTCGAACGTCTCGAGAAGATACTATCGATACTGGTGAAAGAAATCGAGATACTCGAGATAGAAGAAGAAATTGAGAAAAAGGTGAAGGATAGAATAGAGAAAACCCAGAGAGAATACGTACTCCGAGAAAAGCTAAGGGCTATAAAAGAGGAACTCGGAGCAGAAGAGGAACTGGAGATCAAAGAGTTCTACGAAAAGGTGGAAAAAGGAGATTACCCGGACTACGTTAAAGAAAAGGCCTACAAAGAAATTCAGAGGCTCGAGAAGATGTCACCCTACAGTGCCGAAGCGACGGTTGTCAGAACCTATCTTGACTGGCTTCTGAATCTTCCCTGGAACGTAACCACCGAGGATAGGCTCGATATAAAAGAAGCGAGGAAGATCTTGGACAAGAATCATTACGGACTCGAAGAGGTCAAGGAAAGAATACTGGAGTATCTTGTGGCCAGGAAGTTTTCGAAGAACCTCAAAGCTCCCATTCTCTGCCTTGTGGGACCTCCAGGGGTAGGGAAGACATCGCTCGGCAGAACCATAGCGGAGGCGATGGGAAGAAAGTTTGGAAGAATGTCCCTTGGAGGCCTCCGAGACGAGGCTGAGATAAAGGGGCACAGACGCACTTACGTGGGTGCGCTTCCTGGAAGGATAATACAGATCATAAGAAGGATGGGAACAAAGAATCCTGTTATTTTGCTCGATGAAGTGGACAAGATGGGGATCAGTTTTCAGGGCGATCCGGCATCTGCTTTGCTCGAAGTTCTCGATCCCGAACAGAACAAGGATTTCGTCGACCACTATCTCGAAGTACCCTTCGATCTCTCCCAGGTGCTGTTCATCACAACTGCGAACGTGCTCCACACCATTCCTCCCGCGTTGAGGGACAGGATGGAGATCATAGAGATACCCGGATATTCAGATCCAGAGAAGTATCACATAGCCAAGGATTACATAATACCGAAGATTGCCATGTCTTACAATCTATCAAAGGTGGAATTTTCTTCAGGAGCGATCAAAAAGATCATCAGAGAATACACAAAAGAGGCTGGTGTGAGAAATCTCGAACGAGTTATAGAAAAGGTGATAAGAAAGAGTCTTGTGAAGAATGAGAAGAAGTCTTTCAAAATAACCACTAAAGATGTTGAAGAGTTGCTCGGACCGCCTGTTTTCAAAGAAGAGGAAATCTTGGAAGAAGACACGATGGGGGCGGTCACAGGTCTTGCCTGGACTCCGATTGGTGGAAGTGTTCTCATCGTGGAGAGTTTGTTGCTCCCTGGAAAAGGCAATCTCATTTTAACGGGAAACATGGGTGATGTGATGAAAGAATCGGCCAGAATAGCCCTCAGTGTGGTCAGAAAGATGTGTGGAGAAGAATGCAGAGAAGTTTTCGAGAAGAACGACATCCACATCCACGTTCCGGAGGGAGCAGTTCCAAAAGATGGTCCTTCCGCTGGCATAACAATGACAGTGGCCTTGTACTCTGCCGTCGCCGGTAAAAAAGTCAAAAGGGATGTAGCCATGACGGGTGAGATCACGTTGAGGGGTAAAATACTTCCGGTAGGAGGTATAAGAGAGAAGCTGCTGGCGGCGAAGAGAGCCGGCATAAAAAAAGTGATCCTTCCTTCAAGAAACAGACCGGACGTGGAAAAGATACCGAAGGAATACCTGAACGGAATGGAGATCGTCTACTGTGACGAAATACAGGAAGTCCTCAGGGAGGCCATTGTGAGGTGAAGAGAGACGTATTCTACGTGATCATTTTAACGGTCTTCGCGGTTCTTTTCATGCTCACGTATTTCTCCTACAGGGACCTTGCTGTGAAGCTCACCCGTATGGAAAAAACGTTGAAGGCGTACGAGCTTTACATTTTCTCCGATTATGAGAATTTTGAAGACTACGTGAAGAAAGAGGGCTTGAAAATAGAAGGGATGGAGCTTCTGAAGGAAAAGAAGGCCAGGTCTCTCATTGCCGAGGGAAAAAATCTGTTCGAGACAGCCAACTACGGAGAAGCTCTTGTTTTCTTTGAGAAGGCCTTGAATCTTTCTGACAACGAGGAGATAAAGAAGATCGCCAGTTTTTATCTGGAAGAATGCAGAAAGAAACTGGCGGGTGATTGATTTGAAAGAACTCAGAATACTCCACACATCCGACTGGCATCTCGGTGTCACTTCGTGGACTAGTTCGCGCCCAGTAGATCGACGCGAAGAACTGAAAAGGTCGCTCGATAAAGTGATTGAAGAAGCCGAAAAGAGAGAGGTCGATCTGATTCTTTTAACGGGTGATCTTCTTCACTCGAGGAACAATCCTTCGGTTGTCGCTCTACATGATCTTCTGGATTACCTTAAAAGGATGATGAAAATAGCGCCCGTGGTTGTACTTCCAGGAAATCACGACTGGAAGGGTCTGAAGCTTTTCGGAAACTTCGTAACATCGATCTCGAGTGACATAACCTTTGTCATGTCTTTCGAACCTGTGGATGTAGAAGCTAAACTGGGCCAGAAGGTGAGAATTCTTCCCTTTCCATATCCTGACGAGTCAGAGGCTTTGAGAAAGAAAGAAGAAGACTTCAGGTTCTTCCTCGAATCCAGGCTCAGCAGACTTTACGAAGAAGCGCTGAAGAAAGAAGAATTCGCTATCTTCGTTGGTCACTTCACCGTCGAAGGGCTCGCGGGTTACGCCGGAATCGAGCAAGGAAGAGAAGTCATCATAAACAGAGCGTTGATTCCGTCGGTGGTTGATTATGCTGCGCTCGGGCACATTCATAGTTTTCGAGAGGTTCAGAAGCAACCTCTCACCATATACCCTGGTTCTCTCATAAGGATAGATTTCGGTGAAGAAGCGGACGAAAAGGGAGCGGTCTTTGTTGAGCTGAAAAGAGGAGACCCCCCCAGATATGAAAGGATAGACACCGAGCCTCTTCCATTGAAAACTCTCTACTACAAAAAGATAGACACCTCTGCTTTGAGAAGTATAAAGGATTTCTGCGGGAATTTTCCCGGTTATGTGAGGGTGATTTATGAAGAAGACTCCGGTATCCTTCCCGACCTGATGGGAGAGATAGATAATCTGGTGAAGATAGAAAGAAAGTCGAGGAGAGAGATAGAAGAGGTGCTTCGAGAGAACCCGGAAGAATTCAAAGAAGAGCTGGATAGACTGGATTATTTCGAGCTCTTCAAGGAATATTTGAAAAAGAGAGAGGAAAACCACGAAAAGCTGTTGAAAATTCTTGACGAGCTCCTCGATGAGGTGAAAAAGAGTGAGGCCTGAAAAACTCATAGTTAGAAACTTTCTCGGACTGAAAAACGTCGATATAGAATTCCAGAGCGGAATAACGGTTGTGGAAGGTCCGAACGGTGCCGGAAAGTCGTCTCTCTTTGAAGCCATTTCTTTCGCACTTTTCGGAAACGGGATAAGGTATTCCAACTCGTACGATTACGTGAACAAGAACGCCACCGATGGAACCGCCCGTCTCGTGTTTCAATTCGAACGCGGAGGGAAAAGATACGAGATCATAAGGGAAATAAATGCTACAGAAAGAAGGCACAACGCGAAACTCTCTGAGATACTGGAGAACGGCAAAAAAGCGGCCATAGCTATAAAACCCACCGGTGTTAAACAGGAAGTGGAAAAAATTCTGGGAATAGAGCACAGAACCTTCATAAGAACAGTCTTTCTTCCACAGGGAGAAATAGATAAACTTCTGACCTCCCCTCCATCGGAGATCACCGAGATCATCTCCGATGTTTTCCAAAGCAAAGAAACACTCGAAAAGCTTGAAAAACTCCTCAAAGAGAAGATGAAAAAGCTGGAGAACGAGATATCCTCCCTGCAAGCTCTCTACACTGCCAGCTGGAAGTATCTGGAAGAGAACGATCTGGAAGCTCTGAAAAGCGAGTTGAAAACCGTCTCGGAGAAAAAGAAAGAACTTCTCAAAAAAAGAGAGGAACTCCAAGTAGAAGAAGATCAACTCAAAAAGCTCCTCGAAAAATATCAGGAACTCGTGAAAAAGAAAGAGAGGCTCAGAGTGCTCTCTCTGAGAAAGAACGAATTGCAAAAAGAAGTGGTCCACGAACGGAAGGTGAAAAAAGCAAAGGAACTGGAACCGCTCTTTCGAGAAGTCTATCTCAGGCAGAGAGAATTTGAGAGACTCTCACAGGATTTGAACAGCTGGGAGAAGAGGTACAGAGAACTTGAAAGGAAGAAAGAAGCGATCTCAAAAGAAATTCCTGTTCACAGGGAAAAGCTCTCCAAACTAGAAGAGGTAATAGAAAAGCTCAACGAAGAGTTTGATCTTCTTGAAAGAATTCTGAAGTCCTCTCGACCACTTCTTGAGCAAAGAATAAGATTGAAAGAAAACCTCGCAAGGCTCGAGGAAGAGATCAGAAGACTCATCGAAGAAAAAGAGAAGAGAGAAAAAGAGTTGCTTTCGATCGAAAAGACAGAGAAAGAAACGAAATATGAACTGGAAAAACTGCTCGAAGAACTCTCAACTCTGAGGAAAGACCGTATGAGATGGCTGGCATATCAGATAGCTTCCAGCTTGAACGAAGGTGACATCTGTCCTGTATGCGGTGGAGAGTTCCATGGAGGGGTGGAAGCCGTTGAATTCAACGTTAACGAATTTGAAAGCCTTGAGCAAAGAAGAAACGAACTGGAAAGCGCTCTAAACGTTTTGGATGAGAGAAAGAAAAGCCTTTCCGGCATCATAGAAGATATTCTGATGAAAATCGAAGAAGAGAGGAAAAATCTGGAGAGTATTCAAAATCAGATCGAAAAAATCGACGAAGAATTACGCAGGTTGGGTTATTCGGAAGATCTGGAGGAAAAGCTGGATGAAAAGAGAAAAAAACTCAGAAAAATAGAAGAAGAAAGAAATTCTATTTCCCAAAAGATCACAGCGGCCGATGTTCAACTTTTGCAGATCGAAAACCAGCTGGAAGAAATAAAGGGAGAGATTGAAACTAAAAAGAAAACTCTGAAAGAACAGCGCGAAGAGATCGACCGGTTGAAAAGTGATTTCTTCGATCGTTTAAGGGAGATAGGGATCAGCTTTGAAGATTTCAGAATCCTCGTCAAAGAGGAAGTAAAGGACGTGGAAAAAGAGCTGGGAATTGTGGAGACAGAAATCAGACTTCTCGAGGAAAGCTTGAGAGAACTCGAATCGGACAACATACAAGATGTGAGCGAAGACTACAAAAGAGTTCGAGGTCAACTGGAGTTTCTTTCACAGGAAATATCGGATCTTGAGAGAAAAGAAGGACGTCTCAACCATCTCATCGAAGAGACACTCAGAAGAGAGCGAGAGTTGAAGAGTCTGGAAAAGAAACTGGAAGAATTGAACAGTGAATACAACAACCTGGACCTTCTGAGGAAATACCTGTTCGATAAAAGCAACTTCTCGAGATATTTCACGGGGAGAGTCCTTGAGGCGGTCCTGAAAAGAACGAGGGCTTATCTCGACATTCTGACGAATGGAAGGTTCGACATAGATTTTGACGACGAAAAAGGTGGTTTCATCATAAAAGATTGGGGCATCGAAAGACCAGCGAGGGGACTTTCCGGTGGAGAAAGAGCTCTCATTTCCATATCTCTTGCCATGTCCCTCGCGGAGGTGGCATCCGGCAGGCTGGACGCGTTCTTCATCGATGAAGGGTTTTCCAGTCTCGATACGGAGAACAAAGAGAAGATCGCTTCCGTTCTGAAAGAACTCGAAAGATTGAACAAAGTGATCGTTTTCATCACGCACGACAGGGAGTTCTCGGAGGCTTTCGACAGGAAACTGAGGATAATGGGAGGAGTTGTGGTGAATGAGTGACGAAAGGAGAAAGAAAGAGGAACTGATAGAGAGAATAGTGAAGGAAAAAGGAGAGGGAGCGTTTCCAAAACTGTTGGAGCTTCTGGAGGACGAAGACCCGGAAGTGAAAGAAATCGTCTCCGAAGTGTTCTACAGGCTCGGTGACCGGGCAAGGGAGTTCCTCTTCAACGAAATTCAAAAGAGAAGGGAAAGGGGTTTTGAGAAGAACGATATCACGAATCTCTACATAATCGATATACTCGGAGATCTCGGTGAAAAAAGAATGAAAAGCGTTCTATACGAACTCATGGAAAAGTATGACTCAGAAGAAGCGCTTCTCATCATATACGAAGCACTCGCTAAAATAGGAGAAGGAGAAGTTTTCCTGCCAGAGCTGGAATACCTGATGTTCGAGGATGCCTACAGAAAGGAACTTTGCGAGCAGGTGGCGATGGTACTCGCCAACATTCCAACGGAGAGATCTCTGAGAATCCTCTTGAAGGCCCTGAGGAGTGATGATTTCTCAGAAGACCAAAAGGAGTTCTTCAGAAGGGCAGTTGAGATGATTCTGTACAGAAAGCCGGAGCTTTCTAAGTATGTTACCGATGAAGAAAGAAAGGAGCTGGGATTATAGTTGTAGTTGCAGAAAGACTGAAAAAATCCTACGGGAAAAAGAAGGTTCTGGAGGGAGTTTCGTTTTCTCTCGAGAAAGGGAAATCTCTCGGTATTGTTGGACAGAATTCTGCGGGGAAGACCACTCTTTTGAAGATACTCGCCACCATTCTGAAACCGGACGAAGGGAGACTCTTTCTCTTCGAAAAAGACGCACTGAAAGACCTGTCGTACATTCGAAAGAGAATAGCCTTCGTTCCAGAGTTTCCCGCTCTGCTTGAAGAACTCACCGTTCGTGAGAATCTTCTTTTCTTCTCCAGACTCAGAGGGGTGGAAATGGAAAGCTTCATTGTCTCTGAGCTCATGCTGGAGCCTTTCATGGGAACCCTTGTTCGAAACGCTTCAAAGGGTGTGAAACAGAGAACAGCTCTCGCGGTGGCCCTCTCTGGAAACCCTGAACTTCTGATTCTCGACGAGCCGACCAGTGGTCTCGATGTTGAATCTGCCAGCATCGTCAGAAGTAAACTCAAACGACTCAAAGAAGAAGGAATCACGGTGATAATATCTTCTCACATAAGGGAGGACATTGAAGAACTCTGCGACGAAATTCTGGTGATCAACGGTGAGAATAGGGGGGACAGCTTTGAACGAGATCGTTAAGAAGGCGAAAATCGCAGAAGACGTGTTCGATTTCTGGATTCATTCACCCTCTGTTTCGAAAGAAGCAAGACCAGGTCAGTTCGTTGTGATCAGGCTCCATGAAAAGGGGGAGCGAATCCCTCTAACAGTGGCCGACACAAGGCCCGAGGAAGGATTGTTCAGGATGGTCGTAAAGGTCGTTGGGAAAACCACTCACGAGCTTTCTCTGAAGAAAGAAGGGGACACCATTCTCGATGTGGTGGGTCCCCTTGGAAATCCGAGTGATATCGAAAACTACGGGAACGTCCTGCTCGTGGGTGGAGGAGTGGGAATAGCGACGCTCTATCCCATAGCGAAAGCACTGAAAGAAGCGGGGAACAACATCACAACCGTTCTCGGTGCAAGAACGAAGGACTACTTGATCATGGTGGATGAATTCGAAGAAATATCTGATGTTCTGCTTGTGACGGATGACGGAAGCGCCGGAATGAAAGGTGTCGTAACGGACGCGATGGATAAACTCTTCAGAGAAAGAAAGTTCGATATATGCTGGGCTGTTGGTCCCACCATCATGATGAAATTCTGCACGCTGAAGGCGAGAGAATTCGGAGTTCCGATATGGGTCTCTCTAAACCCGATAATGGTGGACGGAACGGGGATGTGTGGTGCCTGCAGGGTTACCGTTTCTGGTCAGATCAAGTTCGCCTGTGTGGACGGCCCTGAGTTCAGAGGGGAAGAAGTGGACTGGGACGAGCTTCTGAAGAGGCTCGCACAGTACAGAGAGCAGGAAAAGATCTCATACGAAAGATTTCTAAAAACGGCAGGTGAACCAGAATGAAAAACAGAAAAACTCCGATGAAAGAGCAATCACCGGAATCGAGGAGAAAAAACTTCGAAGAAGTCGCACTCGGCTACACACTCGAAGAAGCAATGGCAGAAGCTCAGAGGTGTCTTCAGTGCCCCACACATCCGTGTGTCTCTGGCTGTCCTGTGGGAATCGACATTCCCGGATTCATAAGGAAACTCAAAGAAGGGAAACTCGAGGAATCTTACAGAATTCTCAAAACTTACAACAACCTTCCCGCGGTCTGTGGAAGGGTCTGTCCCCAGGAGGTCCAGTGTGAGTCGAGGTGTGTCGTGGGAAAGATGAAAGACAGCGAACCCGTTGCGATCGGAAGGCTGGAGCGATTCGTCGCGGACTGGGCAGCTGAGAACCTCGAAGAAGATGCGAAACCTCTGGCCGGATCGAAGAAAGAAAAGGTTGCCGTCGTTGGTTCAGGTCCCGCAGGACTGACAGCTGCAGCGGACCTCGCAAAGATGGGATACCAAGTTGACGTCTTTGAAGCTTTTCACAAACCTGGTGGTGTTCTCGTATATGGAATTCCAGAGTTTCGTCTTCCAAAGAGGATCGTCGAAAGAGAAGTCAACTACATAAAGAGACTCGGAGTCAACTTCTATCTCAACACGGTCGTTGGAAAAACTGTCAAGGTGAAAGAGCTTCTTTCGAAGTACGACGCTATCTTCATAGGTACCGGCGCGGGAACACCGAAGTTCATGGGGATTCCAGGAACGAATTTGAACGGAGTGTACTCCGCCAACGAGTTTCTCACAAGAGTCAATCTCATGAAAGCCTATCTCTTCCCTGAGTACGACACACCCATTCGTGTGGGAAAGAAAGTGGCTGTGATAGGAGCCGGAAACACGGCTATGGATGCGGCAAGGAGTGCACTCAGACTGGGAGCCGACAAGGTGTACATTGTCTATAGGAGAACAGAACACGAGATGCCCGCGAGAAGAGAGGAGTATCATCATGCATTGGAAGAAGGGATCGAGTTCCTGTGGCTCACCCTCCCGATACGATACATCGGGGACGCCAACGGAAACGTGAAAGCTATGGAATGTGTGAAGATGGAGCTTAGAGAAACAGACGGTTCGGGAAGACCACGGCCCGTTCCCATCGAGGGAAGCAATTTCGTTCTCGAAGTTGACATGGTGATAGAAGCCATAGGACAGGGTCCAAACAGGGTGCTTCTCTCTGAGTTCCCAGACTTGGAACTGAACGAGCGCGGGTACATCAAAGCAGACGAGGACACAGGGGCAACGAGTGTGAAAGGTGTCTTCGCAGGTGGGGACATCGTGACAGGTGCTGCGACGGTGATAAAAGCCATGGGAGCTGGAAAGAAAGCGGCGCAGTTCATTCACTCTTACCTCACAGGGGAATGGAACCCGTGGCAAAAGTGATTTTCGTTCTTGCGATTGACATCTCTGGAAAGATAGCCTCCTCTGTTGAAGGCTGGAACTCTCTCGAAGACAGAAAAAATTTCAGAGAGATCACCACAGAAATTGGAAACGTTGTGATGGGAAGGGTCACCTTCGAGGAAATAGGAAGACCTCTTCCAGAGAGGCTGAATGTTGTTTTGACGAGAAGGCCTATAACTTCTAACGATTCTTCACTCGTTTTTTTCAACGGTACACCTGGGGATGTGGTAAAATTCCTCGAAGGAAAAGGCTACGAAAGG
The sequence above is a segment of the Thermotoga sp. Mc24 genome. Coding sequences within it:
- the lon gene encoding endopeptidase La; translated protein: MPRKSKDTEKSFKILEKYANQQEKELEIPDGLPCIPLRNGMGVFPNTVVPFYVGRTGSLIALEEAMEKYNRLLFVVNQKDPSVETPEPEDLYKVGTVVKVLQIMKLPDDTFKVLVEGLERAQIEVFISTDPFFLTKIKILKVKYRKTKKLEALMRSVKDKAIRYFNLTHRFPQETLVTLKEMQDPDKLADFVASILPVPLETKQELLETVHPLERLEKILSILVKEIEILEIEEEIEKKVKDRIEKTQREYVLREKLRAIKEELGAEEELEIKEFYEKVEKGDYPDYVKEKAYKEIQRLEKMSPYSAEATVVRTYLDWLLNLPWNVTTEDRLDIKEARKILDKNHYGLEEVKERILEYLVARKFSKNLKAPILCLVGPPGVGKTSLGRTIAEAMGRKFGRMSLGGLRDEAEIKGHRRTYVGALPGRIIQIIRRMGTKNPVILLDEVDKMGISFQGDPASALLEVLDPEQNKDFVDHYLEVPFDLSQVLFITTANVLHTIPPALRDRMEIIEIPGYSDPEKYHIAKDYIIPKIAMSYNLSKVEFSSGAIKKIIREYTKEAGVRNLERVIEKVIRKSLVKNEKKSFKITTKDVEELLGPPVFKEEEILEEDTMGAVTGLAWTPIGGSVLIVESLLLPGKGNLILTGNMGDVMKESARIALSVVRKMCGEECREVFEKNDIHIHVPEGAVPKDGPSAGITMTVALYSAVAGKKVKRDVAMTGEITLRGKILPVGGIREKLLAAKRAGIKKVILPSRNRPDVEKIPKEYLNGMEIVYCDEIQEVLREAIVR
- a CDS encoding TM1634 family protein translates to MKRDVFYVIILTVFAVLFMLTYFSYRDLAVKLTRMEKTLKAYELYIFSDYENFEDYVKKEGLKIEGMELLKEKKARSLIAEGKNLFETANYGEALVFFEKALNLSDNEEIKKIASFYLEECRKKLAGD
- the sbcD gene encoding metallophosphoesterase family protein — translated: MIDLKELRILHTSDWHLGVTSWTSSRPVDRREELKRSLDKVIEEAEKREVDLILLTGDLLHSRNNPSVVALHDLLDYLKRMMKIAPVVVLPGNHDWKGLKLFGNFVTSISSDITFVMSFEPVDVEAKLGQKVRILPFPYPDESEALRKKEEDFRFFLESRLSRLYEEALKKEEFAIFVGHFTVEGLAGYAGIEQGREVIINRALIPSVVDYAALGHIHSFREVQKQPLTIYPGSLIRIDFGEEADEKGAVFVELKRGDPPRYERIDTEPLPLKTLYYKKIDTSALRSIKDFCGNFPGYVRVIYEEDSGILPDLMGEIDNLVKIERKSRREIEEVLRENPEEFKEELDRLDYFELFKEYLKKREENHEKLLKILDELLDEVKKSEA
- a CDS encoding AAA family ATPase, yielding MRPEKLIVRNFLGLKNVDIEFQSGITVVEGPNGAGKSSLFEAISFALFGNGIRYSNSYDYVNKNATDGTARLVFQFERGGKRYEIIREINATERRHNAKLSEILENGKKAAIAIKPTGVKQEVEKILGIEHRTFIRTVFLPQGEIDKLLTSPPSEITEIISDVFQSKETLEKLEKLLKEKMKKLENEISSLQALYTASWKYLEENDLEALKSELKTVSEKKKELLKKREELQVEEDQLKKLLEKYQELVKKKERLRVLSLRKNELQKEVVHERKVKKAKELEPLFREVYLRQREFERLSQDLNSWEKRYRELERKKEAISKEIPVHREKLSKLEEVIEKLNEEFDLLERILKSSRPLLEQRIRLKENLARLEEEIRRLIEEKEKREKELLSIEKTEKETKYELEKLLEELSTLRKDRMRWLAYQIASSLNEGDICPVCGGEFHGGVEAVEFNVNEFESLEQRRNELESALNVLDERKKSLSGIIEDILMKIEEERKNLESIQNQIEKIDEELRRLGYSEDLEEKLDEKRKKLRKIEEERNSISQKITAADVQLLQIENQLEEIKGEIETKKKTLKEQREEIDRLKSDFFDRLREIGISFEDFRILVKEEVKDVEKELGIVETEIRLLEESLRELESDNIQDVSEDYKRVRGQLEFLSQEISDLERKEGRLNHLIEETLRRERELKSLEKKLEELNSEYNNLDLLRKYLFDKSNFSRYFTGRVLEAVLKRTRAYLDILTNGRFDIDFDDEKGGFIIKDWGIERPARGLSGGERALISISLAMSLAEVASGRLDAFFIDEGFSSLDTENKEKIASVLKELERLNKVIVFITHDREFSEAFDRKLRIMGGVVVNE
- a CDS encoding ABC transporter ATP-binding protein, whose translation is MEGVSFSLEKGKSLGIVGQNSAGKTTLLKILATILKPDEGRLFLFEKDALKDLSYIRKRIAFVPEFPALLEELTVRENLLFFSRLRGVEMESFIVSELMLEPFMGTLVRNASKGVKQRTALAVALSGNPELLILDEPTSGLDVESASIVRSKLKRLKEEGITVIISSHIREDIEELCDEILVINGENRGDSFERDR
- a CDS encoding sulfide/dihydroorotate dehydrogenase-like FAD/NAD-binding protein; its protein translation is MNEIVKKAKIAEDVFDFWIHSPSVSKEARPGQFVVIRLHEKGERIPLTVADTRPEEGLFRMVVKVVGKTTHELSLKKEGDTILDVVGPLGNPSDIENYGNVLLVGGGVGIATLYPIAKALKEAGNNITTVLGARTKDYLIMVDEFEEISDVLLVTDDGSAGMKGVVTDAMDKLFRERKFDICWAVGPTIMMKFCTLKAREFGVPIWVSLNPIMVDGTGMCGACRVTVSGQIKFACVDGPEFRGEEVDWDELLKRLAQYREQEKISYERFLKTAGEPE
- the gltA gene encoding NADPH-dependent glutamate synthase codes for the protein MKNRKTPMKEQSPESRRKNFEEVALGYTLEEAMAEAQRCLQCPTHPCVSGCPVGIDIPGFIRKLKEGKLEESYRILKTYNNLPAVCGRVCPQEVQCESRCVVGKMKDSEPVAIGRLERFVADWAAENLEEDAKPLAGSKKEKVAVVGSGPAGLTAAADLAKMGYQVDVFEAFHKPGGVLVYGIPEFRLPKRIVEREVNYIKRLGVNFYLNTVVGKTVKVKELLSKYDAIFIGTGAGTPKFMGIPGTNLNGVYSANEFLTRVNLMKAYLFPEYDTPIRVGKKVAVIGAGNTAMDAARSALRLGADKVYIVYRRTEHEMPARREEYHHALEEGIEFLWLTLPIRYIGDANGNVKAMECVKMELRETDGSGRPRPVPIEGSNFVLEVDMVIEAIGQGPNRVLLSEFPDLELNERGYIKADEDTGATSVKGVFAGGDIVTGAATVIKAMGAGKKAAQFIHSYLTGEWNPWQK
- the folA gene encoding dihydrofolate reductase: MAKVIFVLAIDISGKIASSVEGWNSLEDRKNFREITTEIGNVVMGRVTFEEIGRPLPERLNVVLTRRPITSNDSSLVFFNGTPGDVVKFLEGKGYERVAVIGGKTVFTEFLREKLVDELFVTVEPYVFGRGIPFFDEFEGHFPLKLLEMRCLNERGTLFLKYSVRKSHR